In the Agrobacterium vitis genome, TGTGAAGTCCGCAATAAAGCCTCCACAGAGGATTTTGTTCCCGAGAACGTGAGCTGGCGGCGATTTTCATTTCGATGGCAAGAAACCCTCCAGAGGCAACTGCACACGCCCTAAATGCAGAACCAAGGAACTTTTTGTATTGGCAAACAGTTTACGGGTTAATTCAAAGACGGAAACAGGTGAGGAAATGAAAAAAATTGCCGCAATTCTGCTGTCAGCCGCGACACTGCTGACAGGTATGGTGCCGGTGGGCGCATCCGCCGCACCAACAGTGCTTTCGCAACCTGCACAGATGCAGAGCGTTCCCGGCGCCACAGCACAGGGCGGCGTCCAGGTCGCGGAAAATAGTTGGGCTGACGATCGTCGCCAGCGTCGCTATGTTCCTGGTCCACGTCGCCATAGCGATCGCAATTGGGACGGTCGTCGCGGCTATAACCGCTATGATCGTGACAGATATCACCGTCGCCATAACCGCAGCAATGCGGGCGCAATTATCGGTGGATTGGCCGCAGGTGCAATCATTGGCGGCGCCCTCAGCGCACGGCCACAGGGTGGAAACTCGCACACTCAATGGTGCTATAATCGCTACCGGTCCTACCGGGCCTCAGACAATACGTTCCAGCCCAATAACGGCCCACGCCGCCAATGCGTTTCACCGTAAACATCTCCTCATAACTGGAAAATGGCGCGAGACTGGGTTTCGCGCCATTTTTGCATGAAAATTCCTGTCGCATCGCGATGGCTTTGCTGATTTTTCAGAAAATCGCGCTAATACTTCCCAAGGCATAGCATAGCCGGATGGCTAAACGCCGGGGGGAAGAGATGACACAGCTTATCGCAAGGTGCCGGCATACCGGCCTGATCATCGCCATCCTCCTCCTCACAAGCCTTTCCAGTGGATTAATGTCAGGGGTTGCCGCGCAAGACAGCGCTAAGGGTCCGGCCAAAGCTGCAGCGGAACAGAACAATCTAGTGCCCCAGCAAGCCCTACCCGCTACCACCCCTGGACCATCCCCATCACCCGAAGTAACCACTGCCCAAACTGCGCAGACCAATTCCGCCACCATGGAAGCTGACATGATGACTGCTGCCTACGGGGAAGTGGCAACTGCCCTTCGACGCGGCGGGACCGTCGCATTGACCGGCCTGCAAAGCTTGCCGGCTGCGTTTAGCAACAGCATGCAATCGTTGCATGAAGAGCAAACGGGGATGAAGGAACTCAGCCTGACAGCCGCCGGTGCCATCGTTGCCGGGCTCGCGACATCAGCCGTGTTTCTGATGGCGTTCGCAAGGCTCATGCCGCGTCTTGGGCCAGATCGTGGCCCACTTGCCAAGGCCTTATTTGCAGGCCTGCGCCTCGCGGGAGATCTACTTGCGGTCGTCATATTCGTGGTTTTGGCACGCAATGGCGCCCAAATGGGCCTGGTCTCCGGCTCATTTGGCAAAGAGGTTACCTCCAGCTTCATTCATATTGCCATGACGACCGCGATTTTTGCCAGTTTCGGACGCCTGCTCTTTGCCAGGATCAATGGTTTCGAACCGTTATTCGATATTGCCGACCCGTCCTGGCATCTGAAAATGATGGTGGGCTTCGGCTTTTTGTCCGGCTTTACCCATAGCAGCCTCAATCTGGCCGATGCCCGCGGGCTAGCCCCGATGGCGGTGGATGGCTGGCTGTTCCTCAGCTCCACCATCATCACCGCCTATCTGCTGGTCTGGTTTATCGTCGGACGGAGCGACATCGCCAATTCTCATTCCGGCCATGCCAACGGATGGCAGCGTATTACCGGCAATCTCATCGCCAATTTCTACATCGTCTCCACAATTGTTATATGGCTGCTTGGTCTTCTGGTGGCCGGAACGGCTCAAAACGTCCTCTGGGTGCGCGTGTCGGGCATCAGCCAGATAGTGTTCATACTGATTCCCATCCTGCATCGCGGTGTCTCTGGCTTGTTTCAATATCTGGCAATACGACGGGAAGCCGTCTATGGTCCGGGCTTCCATTCGGTCCTGCTCTGGGCCTTGCGCATCCCATTTACCGGGGCAATCTGGCTGATCGGAATTCACATCACCGTCATCTTGTGGCAACCGCTTCTGGCCAATGCCGGGGTGGATGCTTCCTACTGGCTGAACCATTTACAGCAATTTGGCATTACCATTGTCTGTAGCGCCTTTGTCTGCGGCTTCCTCTGGAAGTTTTTCGAGACTATATCCCCGGTCAATACCGTCAAACTTCCGGGTCACGAGGATGATGGCGAACAGAAAACCACCAGCCGGTTATCGACGGTTCTGCCTGTCGTGCGCAATTTGGTTATGGGTGCGGTGCTCGCCGTCGCACTCCTGGTCATCCTGTCCTCGCTCGGCGTCAATGTCGCGCCGCTTCTCGCGGGCTTCGGCGTGCTTGGCCTTGCCGTCTCTTTCGGATCGCAAGCGCTCGTCAAGGATGTCGTTTCCGGCATATTCTTTCTGGCAGAAGACGCCTTCCGGATCGATGAATATATCGATGTCGGCAAGCTTCAGGGCACTGTCGAGCAGATTTCCCTGCGCTCCGTACGTTTGCGCCACCACAATGGACCCGTGCATACGGTGCCTTTTGGCCAGATTGCCGCCGTTACAAATTTCAGCCGTGATTGGGGTACGATTAAATTCGAATTGCGCTTCGACCGCGACGCCGATCTGGAAATGATCCGAAAAACAGCAAAGAAAGTCGGTCTGTCACTGCTCGAAGAGCCAGAATTTGCGGGCGATTTTCTTATACCTCTCAAAATGCAGGGCATTCAGGAGGTCAATGAAAATTCCATGGTCATCCGCTTCAAGTTCACTTGCCGGCCCGGCAATCCCAGCCTGATCAAGCGCGAAGGTATCAAGCGTCTGCTCGCCGCCTTCAAGGCCGCAGGGCTCAATCTCGCTTCCAATGCTGTCGTCGTACGCTCCGATGGAACCGCAATCAATGATGCCGCTGCGGCCTCAACCCTATCCGCAAAGGCCGCCAACACCCCTTGATAGGCGTCTGGATTGGCCCTCCCAAATCAACGTTTCCGTTCTCCACATTACAATTCATTGTGATCCGGAACGCAGAACCGGTTGCACCCATAATGCGATAGCGTGCGATAAAAGGGCATCGAGCCCTTCATTCCCACGGCCATAGGCGTATCCAACAGTCGTTTTAGGCGCCGGATACAGCTAAGCCGTTCAGCGGCCACACACTTCCCAACCGAGAGTAACTTGACTTTAATACTCAGCTTACCTAACCAAGGTCCAGATTTGTAACTTCCTTCTGCCCTTCGACAAGGAGACTGACTTGAAAATCTCTCGTATTTCCAACCTCCGCGCTATGGCTGTTCTTTCCGCCCTCTTCGCCACGACTGCAATTGTGCCGGCTTTCGCCGCCGACGGCGACGGCATTGTGGTTTACAATGCCCAGCACGAAAGCCTGGGCCGGGAATGGGTCGAGGCCTTTACCAAGCAGACGGGCATCAAGGTGACGATGCGCCAGGGCAGCGACATGCAATTTGCCAATCAGCTCTTGCAGGAAGGCGAAGCCTCACCAGCCGATGTGTTTCTGACGGAAAATTCGCCAGCCATGACGCTGGTTGATCAAGCTGGCCTGTTTGCTCCTGTTGATGCCGATACCCTGGCGCAAGTGCCGGAGGAGTTTCGTCCAGCCAATGGCCAATGGATCGGCATTGCTGCCCGCTCCACGGTGTTTGCCTATGATAAGACCAAGCTCAGCGAAGATAAGCTGCCAAAATCCCTGCTCGATCTTGCCGATCCGGCTTGGAAAGGCCGTTGGGCAGCCTCTCCATCAGGTGCGGATTTCCAGGCCATCGTCAGCGCCCTCCTGGAGCTGAAGGGTGAGGAAGCGACCGCCAAGTGGCTGAAGGCCTTGAAGGAAAATGCGACCTTCTACAAGGGCAACAGCGTTGCCATGAAGGCCGTGAATGCCGGTGAAGTCGAAGGCGCGGTGATCTATCATTATTACTGGTTCGGCGATCAGGCCAAGACCGCGGAAAACAGCGGTAACGTGGCGCTGCATTATTTCAAGCATCAGGACCCGGGCGCCTTTCTCAGCATTTCCGGCGGCGGTATCATCAAGTCCACGCAACACATGAAGGATGCCCAGGCCTTCTTGAAATTCATCACCGGCAAGGAAGGCCAGGCGATCCTGAAAACCGGCACATCCTATGAATATGCCGTCGGCAAGGGTGCGGAATCGAATGCCAAGCTGGTGCCGATCAAGGATCTGGATGCACCGAAGGTGGAGCCGACCAAGCTGAACAGCAAGAAGGTCACGGAAATGATGACGGCTGCCGGAATTCTGTAATACGGGAATTCTCTAAAACAGTCGGCATGCGTTAAGGCAACCGGCCAGGTCCGTTGCCAGATGCCGCCGTCACTTCGAAACTATTGTCTTTCTCTCAAGAAAGGCTTAGGGCAATCGCCAATCGGCGATTGCCTTTTTTAGAGTCATTTTGGCTTTTCCAGACACGCCCGCATCGATATTGCCATAACAAGAAGATCGAATACCGTTGTTGCAGGACAATAGGCGAACAGCGCCCAAAGCGCAGACAGGGATGACGGCAGGGCGCCAGCACCGGCCTGCCGGGCATATCGGTCTTCTGGCGATTGCAGGATTCGTCGCCGCCTTCAGCCTTGTGCCACTTGGCTTTATCGCCTGGGTGACGGTCGATGTCGGCTGGGAGACGGTGAAAGCCCTGGTCTTTCGTGGTCGTGTCGGCGACCTACTGATCAACACGGTCCTGCTGGAAGCGGCAACCATTCCCATTACCATCGTGCTTGCCGTGGCCCTCGCCTGGCTGATTGAGCGGACACGCCTGCCCTGGGCCGGGCTTTGGTCCTGGCTGATGGTGACGCCGCTTGCTGTTCCAGCTTTTGTGCACAGCTATGCCTGGATCGGCATTTCGCCCGGTATGCATGGGCTGTGGAGCGCGGTGTTTATTTCGGTGCTCGCGTATTTCCCGTTTCTCTACTTACCCGTCGCCGCCTCTCTTCGCCGGCTCGATCCGGCCATAGAGGATGCAGCA is a window encoding:
- a CDS encoding BA14K family protein, coding for MKKIAAILLSAATLLTGMVPVGASAAPTVLSQPAQMQSVPGATAQGGVQVAENSWADDRRQRRYVPGPRRHSDRNWDGRRGYNRYDRDRYHRRHNRSNAGAIIGGLAAGAIIGGALSARPQGGNSHTQWCYNRYRSYRASDNTFQPNNGPRRQCVSP
- a CDS encoding mechanosensitive ion channel family protein; the protein is MMTAAYGEVATALRRGGTVALTGLQSLPAAFSNSMQSLHEEQTGMKELSLTAAGAIVAGLATSAVFLMAFARLMPRLGPDRGPLAKALFAGLRLAGDLLAVVIFVVLARNGAQMGLVSGSFGKEVTSSFIHIAMTTAIFASFGRLLFARINGFEPLFDIADPSWHLKMMVGFGFLSGFTHSSLNLADARGLAPMAVDGWLFLSSTIITAYLLVWFIVGRSDIANSHSGHANGWQRITGNLIANFYIVSTIVIWLLGLLVAGTAQNVLWVRVSGISQIVFILIPILHRGVSGLFQYLAIRREAVYGPGFHSVLLWALRIPFTGAIWLIGIHITVILWQPLLANAGVDASYWLNHLQQFGITIVCSAFVCGFLWKFFETISPVNTVKLPGHEDDGEQKTTSRLSTVLPVVRNLVMGAVLAVALLVILSSLGVNVAPLLAGFGVLGLAVSFGSQALVKDVVSGIFFLAEDAFRIDEYIDVGKLQGTVEQISLRSVRLRHHNGPVHTVPFGQIAAVTNFSRDWGTIKFELRFDRDADLEMIRKTAKKVGLSLLEEPEFAGDFLIPLKMQGIQEVNENSMVIRFKFTCRPGNPSLIKREGIKRLLAAFKAAGLNLASNAVVVRSDGTAINDAAAASTLSAKAANTP
- a CDS encoding iron ABC transporter substrate-binding protein, with the protein product MAVLSALFATTAIVPAFAADGDGIVVYNAQHESLGREWVEAFTKQTGIKVTMRQGSDMQFANQLLQEGEASPADVFLTENSPAMTLVDQAGLFAPVDADTLAQVPEEFRPANGQWIGIAARSTVFAYDKTKLSEDKLPKSLLDLADPAWKGRWAASPSGADFQAIVSALLELKGEEATAKWLKALKENATFYKGNSVAMKAVNAGEVEGAVIYHYYWFGDQAKTAENSGNVALHYFKHQDPGAFLSISGGGIIKSTQHMKDAQAFLKFITGKEGQAILKTGTSYEYAVGKGAESNAKLVPIKDLDAPKVEPTKLNSKKVTEMMTAAGIL